A window from Thermomonas aquatica encodes these proteins:
- a CDS encoding 50S ribosomal protein L25/general stress protein Ctc, with protein sequence MSEHNISATSRNVEGKGASRRLRLAASIPAIVYGGKSAPQAIQLDHEKIWLAQQNEWFYSSILNLDVDGKVEQVLLRDMQRHPFKQIIMHLDFQRVDANQALRASVPLHFLNQDKSPAGKTAGILVLHELNEVEVSCLPKDLPEFIEIDLSNLAVGDIVHLSDLKLPKGVELPELKLGKEHDVAVVIAKHGREDVAEEAAPAAADVPATKAAKKDDK encoded by the coding sequence ATGTCCGAACACAACATCTCGGCCACGAGCCGCAACGTCGAGGGGAAGGGTGCGAGCCGCCGCCTGCGACTTGCCGCTTCGATCCCGGCCATCGTCTACGGCGGCAAGTCCGCGCCGCAGGCCATCCAGCTCGACCACGAGAAGATCTGGCTGGCCCAGCAGAACGAGTGGTTCTATTCGTCGATCCTGAACCTGGACGTCGACGGCAAGGTCGAGCAGGTGCTCCTGCGCGACATGCAGCGCCATCCGTTCAAGCAGATCATCATGCACCTGGACTTCCAGCGCGTGGACGCCAACCAGGCCCTGCGCGCCAGCGTCCCGCTGCACTTCCTGAACCAGGACAAGTCGCCGGCCGGCAAGACCGCGGGCATCCTGGTCCTGCACGAGCTGAACGAAGTGGAAGTCAGCTGCCTGCCGAAGGACCTGCCGGAGTTCATCGAGATCGACCTGTCGAACCTCGCCGTGGGCGACATCGTCCACCTGTCCGACCTCAAGCTGCCGAAGGGCGTCGAGCTGCCGGAACTGAAGCTGGGCAAGGAACACGACGTCGCCGTGGTGATCGCCAAGCACGGTCGCGAAGACGTGGCCGAAGAGGCTGCGCCGGCCGCTGCCGACGTGCCGGCGACCAAGGCCGCGAAGAAGGACGACAAGTAA
- a CDS encoding ribose-phosphate diphosphokinase, whose translation MQDERNLLVFSGNANRPLAEAVCRELGIRPGKALVSRFSDGEVQVEIEENVRRQEVFVIQPTNAPTAENFMELLVLVDALKRASAANVTAVVPYFGYARQDRRPRSSRVPITAKVAAKMFGAVGTDRVLTVDLHADQIQGFFDIPVDNVYASPLLLADIWRAHGTDNLIVVSPDVGGVVRARAIAKRLDDADLAIIDKRRPKANVATVMNIIGDVEGKTCVLVDDIVDTAGTLCAAANALKERGALKVAAYCTHPVLSGAALDNIARSQLDELVVTDTIALSPAARACGKIRQLSVAELLAETIRRVAFGESVSSLYVD comes from the coding sequence ATGCAGGACGAACGCAACTTGCTGGTGTTTTCGGGCAACGCCAACCGGCCGCTGGCCGAGGCGGTCTGCCGCGAACTCGGCATCCGCCCGGGCAAGGCCCTGGTCAGCCGCTTCTCCGATGGCGAAGTGCAGGTGGAGATCGAGGAGAACGTGCGCCGGCAGGAGGTCTTCGTGATCCAGCCGACCAACGCGCCGACCGCCGAGAACTTCATGGAGTTGCTGGTGCTGGTGGACGCGCTGAAGCGCGCCTCGGCGGCCAACGTCACCGCGGTGGTGCCGTACTTCGGCTACGCCCGCCAGGATCGCCGCCCGCGTTCCTCGCGCGTGCCGATCACGGCCAAGGTGGCGGCCAAGATGTTCGGCGCGGTGGGCACCGATCGGGTGTTGACGGTCGACCTGCATGCCGACCAGATCCAGGGCTTCTTCGATATCCCGGTGGATAACGTCTACGCCTCGCCGCTGCTGCTCGCCGACATCTGGCGCGCGCACGGCACCGACAACCTGATCGTGGTCTCGCCGGACGTCGGCGGCGTGGTGCGCGCGCGCGCGATCGCCAAGCGCCTCGACGATGCCGACCTGGCCATCATCGACAAGCGCCGGCCGAAGGCCAATGTCGCCACCGTGATGAACATCATCGGCGACGTGGAGGGCAAGACCTGCGTGCTGGTGGACGACATCGTCGACACCGCCGGCACCCTGTGCGCCGCGGCGAACGCGCTGAAGGAGCGCGGCGCGCTGAAGGTGGCGGCGTACTGCACCCATCCGGTGCTGTCCGGCGCCGCGCTGGACAACATCGCCAGGTCGCAGCTGGACGAACTGGTGGTGACCGACACCATCGCGCTGTCGCCCGCGGCGCGCGCCTGCGGCAAGATCCGCCAGCTCAGCGTCGCCGAGCTGCTGGCCGAAACCATCCGCCGGGTGGCGTTCGGCGAATCGGTCAGTTCGCTGTACGTGGACTGA